The DNA region AACAAGATTATCAAAATCTTCGCTTAATTGTTGTAAGTCTTCATACTGAGATGTGTAACCGCATTTAGATGCAACATTCACAATTAATACATTTTTACCTTTAAATTCCGAAAAAGAAATCAAATCGCCGTCAATACCTTCAATTGATAGATCGTAAAAGGATTGTGAAAAAACAATGCTACTACATAAAAAAATAAGATGTGATAATAATTTTGTCATGAGTTAAAAATTTGATTTAAAGTTTTATATCTATAATTGAAAATACTCTCGAGTTTTTTTCGTATAAATAAAGAATTAGCGATTACACCTAGTGGACCAAACGGGGCTTTATAAGTTATAATATCATTCATAAGTACTCCATTCTTATGTTCTTTAAAAAAATGTTGGTGATGCCACATTGTGTATGGACCTACTCTTTGTTCATCAATGAAAAATTTTTTTTCAGAGACATGAGTTATTTCTGTAACCCATGTTGTGGGTATAGATAGAATCGGAGAAACCTTATATGTTATTATCATACCTGCATACATTTTCTCTGGCAAATCAGTAGAGGTTATATTAAAACCCATGTAAGGAGGAGTAATAAGCTTAAGGTTTCTTGGTGAAGAAACAAAACTCCATACCTTTTCAAGGTCGGCTTTTAAAAATTGTTCAGTTTTTAGTTGATGTATCATTTTTATTTACTCTAAAATATTCTAAGTCCTTTACTTTACTACTCGTATAATATGAATTTAAACCAACAACTCCAACTCCATCCTTAAAGTTATCTTGAAGAGATTCGTCCTTGCAATGAATAAGTTCTATTTCACCAATAACAAGGCATGTATTATTATATTTAATGGGTATTGAATCAATAAATTTCATGCCAATTTGAACACTGCTTGACTTAACAAAGGGAGCAAGGAAATTATCAATATTTTGCGGATGAAAACCACACTCATCAAATTCAGAAATTGATGAAGGAAACTTGCCAGATGTCTGATGTGCACGATCAATCATATCTTCATGAATACTATTAATTGTATAATAACCAGTTGATAAGATATTATTTAATGTATCTCGTTTAACCTGATCTGAAGGTCT from Flavobacteriales bacterium TMED191 includes:
- a CDS encoding flavin oxidoreductase; translation: MYLKKENISNLKRIDRLKLINSICGIRGVHLIGTVSKESIMNLAIFSSVTHLGSNPSLLGFISRPSDQVKRDTLNNILSTGYYTINSIHEDMIDRAHQTSGKFPSSISEFDECGFHPQNIDNFLAPFVKSSSVQIGMKFIDSIPIKYNNTCLVIGEIELIHCKDESLQDNFKDGVGVVGLNSYYTSSKVKDLEYFRVNKNDTSTKN